From the genome of Astatotilapia calliptera chromosome 3, fAstCal1.2, whole genome shotgun sequence:
CTGAAGCCCCACACATCGTGGTGGGAACTCCCGGACGCGTCTTTGACATGCTAACTCGCAAAAACCTTTGTAAGTCTTCCTGAGAAGGAGTTAAATCAGGCTTAGTTTGAAATGTGTgaccacaaagaaagaaattaacACGAGTCTCTGGTGACTTTGATCACCTCAGAGGTCAGTTATTGTATAATGCTGTATAATGATGAAACCCATGCGTGTCAGCTGACACTGTAAGCCCCTGCTGTGGTGTAGCTGTGGTCGGCGTTCTGCTGGCTCGAGCTTTCATGACAACAGAGGTCCAGAGGCATGATCATACGTTCATTACTTCTGAATACGGCACCTTTACACCTGAAGACGCTTCATTACCGAAACCTCATTAGTGGCACGTGATTCCTAAATCCAACATGAATCAGTTGTATCGGTGTGCAAACGTATGGCTGTGTTATGTGCCCGTATGTGTAACATGGTGGTTCCCTTTTTGCAGCTTCTAAATACATCAAAATGTTCGTGTTGGACGAGGCTGATGAGATGCTTAGTCGAGGATTCAAGGATCAGATCTACGAGATCTTCCAGAAGCTGTCGAGCAACATCCAGGTTAGAACTTTGGTGTCAGCGCCGTAACGGCCGAGCCAAAGATCCTTGCTTGAAATATGAACTCTGCTTGTAGCTGACGGATATCTCTGTAAATCTTTTTAAGGTTGTCCTACTGTCTGCCACCATGCCAGCTGATGTTTTGGAGGTCACAAAGAAGTTTATGCGTGAGCCTATCAGAATCCTCGTGAAGAAGGAGGAGCTGACACTTGAGGGCATCCGCCAGTTTTACATAAATGTggaaaaagaggtgaaaaacgTGCACTCGCTTTCCCTGTAATCAGGGTGTTCATGCTGAGCTTGCTGTGCTAACAGTCTGACCTGGTGGTCCTCAGGAATGGAAGCTGGATACCTTGTGCGACTTGTACGAAACCTTGACCATCACACAAGCTGTGATCTTCATCAACACAAGGAGAAAAGTGGACTGGCTTACTGAGAAGATGCATGCCAGAGACTTCACAGTTTCTGCTCTGGTACGAACCTCTTTGTGTGACTGAAACATTTGGTACAAGTGTGGAAACTTTCAGTGCATGTTGTAAGACTTCATTCTGTCTTTTCAGCACGGTGACATGGACCAGAAGGAGAGAGACCTGATCATGAGGGAGTTCCGCTCGGGCTCCAGTCGAGTCCTTATTACCACTGACCTGTTGGTATGTAACTGCTTCTTATTAGTGCTGTTTGCAGTCCAAGGTTCCCTCTCCTGCCAGCTGCAGTGTTGGTAAAGGACTGAAAGTTCCTTGGTAGAGCAGACATCTGCCCTCCACTGTAGCTGGGTTGAAATCCCTGACTCACAACTAATTGGCAGATTACATTTATTCCTGTAGCTCACCTGTGAGAGTTCTGGGTAAAGCTGTGGTGGGTCATAGAAACTGGACCCACCACCAGTTTGTATGTGGGGTTAGCTCTTATTCAGGACATGAGTGCAAAGAAACATCCAGTTTACGGCCCAATTTTAATTGATAGATGGCCAtaaagatcaaactgaggttattgtgcTCGGCCCTGACAGCCAGATTCCTCTTGGATGGCATGACCTCGGCCTCCTGTTTGACCAGGACAtatccttcaatgcacatattaaacaaatatgtaaggcTGCTTACCATCTCtaaaatatcctgtctcagagtgatgcagaGAAACTCCAGGGGAAGGGGGGAGCAGTACATTTTCAGAGACCATCCTTCTCCTGCTTTGGCTCGCTGTTAGATCCAAAATTGAGTTGTGCCATGTAAGTAAAGGTGTTTGTTTCTTCTCAGGCCAGAGGTATTGATGTTCAGCAGGTTTCCCTTGTCATCAACTACGACCTGCCAACCAACAGGGAAAACTACATCCACAGGTGAGGACATAAACGGTTTGCAGACATGATTGGCAGCTATGCACAACAGGCAAATGAAATGTTCACGTCAACTCTTTGTCCAACGTGAGCATGAGCAGCAAACCCAAAGAGATGATATCTGCAGTGACGGTgatccctttttgtttttgacaggaTCGGTCGGGGAGGTCGTTTCGGCAGAAAGGGAGTAGCCATTAACATGATAACCGAGGATGACAAGCGAACACTGAGGGACATTGAGACATTCTACAACACCACCGTGGAGGAGATGCCCATGAACGTGGCCGATCTTATCTAGAAGACTCCCCGCTTCTGTTTGTCCACCCATATCCGATTGTTTTAGAAGTAAAAGCTTGTTTCCTACAATACGAATACTAAAAACTTCCTTTTTCTAAATTCCACCCTGAATTTACTCAGCATTTGACATGATTTTGGAAGAATGACTTGCTGACCCGCTCCATTTGCCATTGTCTTTTATCGACCCTGAAATTTTCCCAGCGGTTAAATACTCTGCTTCACGCCAGAActgtttccaaaagcacatttaaagTCCAGTGATGACATTATACTTGCTGATTGTTGGCAAAGAGACACTGTTGATTTGCAGCTTGTGTGAGGTTTGGCTGTTGCAGCGTCGGTCGGCTGACCCGAGCAGTCTGGACTCGACGGTGTTCTGAATGAACAGCGGTGTGATTGACTAGCTCAGTATTTAAACAATCTTCAGTGTATTTGCACAACGCACGCCCACGGTCATGTTTACAGCAGGTTTTGGGTTCTGGAAGTAAACAGGACATGATCAATAAAATGAGCTGTACAGTGGCTGACAAATTTGATCCTCTTTACTGCTGTGCTTCTCTGCTTTTCCTCCTTTCCCATTGCGGCCGTAACCCTGTTCAGCCATTTGTACAGTAGAGTTCAGATGAGGAGTGCTTGCAGGCAGAAACGGTGAGTTGTAGCGATTTGGCCTCCTGACCCAGATCCAAGCggctttttggtttttattttttttccccgtcTCCAGTTAGTTGAGATtggaggtttttcttttttttttttttgttttggttttttttttttttttttttta
Proteins encoded in this window:
- the eif4a1a gene encoding eukaryotic translation initiation factor 4A1A, coding for MSAEYDNRDNGPEGMEPDGIIESNWNQIVDSFDEMSLRETLLRGIYAYGFEKPSAIQQRAIMPCIKGYDVIAQAQSGTGKTATFAISILQQIDVELKGTQALVLAPTRELAQQIQKVVLALGDYMGASCYACIGGTNIRSEVQKLQAEAPHIVVGTPGRVFDMLTRKNLSSKYIKMFVLDEADEMLSRGFKDQIYEIFQKLSSNIQVVLLSATMPADVLEVTKKFMREPIRILVKKEELTLEGIRQFYINVEKEEWKLDTLCDLYETLTITQAVIFINTRRKVDWLTEKMHARDFTVSALHGDMDQKERDLIMREFRSGSSRVLITTDLLARGIDVQQVSLVINYDLPTNRENYIHRIGRGGRFGRKGVAINMITEDDKRTLRDIETFYNTTVEEMPMNVADLI